In Dromaius novaehollandiae isolate bDroNov1 chromosome 14, bDroNov1.hap1, whole genome shotgun sequence, a genomic segment contains:
- the SBK1 gene encoding serine/threonine-protein kinase SBK1 isoform X2, whose protein sequence is MSAGSIEQEPSRKLACCGVPLITEDMQSLAIRTLSGTDINKHYDLIRELGKGTYGKVDLVSHKSTGTKMALKFVNKSKTKLKNFLREFSITNTLSSSPFIIKVFDVVFETEDCYVFAQEYAPGGDLFDIIPPQVGLPEDMVKRCVQQLGLALDYMHSKNLVHRDIKPENVLLFDRDCRRVKLADFGMTRKVGCRVKRISGTIPYTAPEVCQAGRAEGFTVDTSIDVWAFGVLIFCVLTGNFPWEAASASDTFFEEFVRWQKGRLAGLPSQWRRFTDNALRMFQRLLALDPEKRCPIKEVFYFIKYDLMSEVRRRPSYRSRKHAGDKLAAGPHRHETPSSCTPTPLKRTILTEGSGPRLSGSEPGASSPGTASRTDGRQDKGKGQMVLATAIEICV, encoded by the exons ATGAGTGCGGGTTCGATTGAGCAGGAGCCGTCGCGCAAGCTGGCCTGCTGCGGGGTGCCCCTCATCACCGAGGACATGCAGTCGCTGGCCATCCGCACCCTCTCGGGCACCGACATCAACAAGCACTACGACCTCATCCGCGAGCTCGGCAAGGGCACCTACGGCAAGGTGGACCTGGTGTCCCACAAAAGCACAG GCACTAAGATGGCCCTGAAGTTTGTGAACAAGAGCAAGACGAAGCTGAAGAACTTCCTGCGCGAGTTCAGCATCACCAACACGCTTTCCTCCAGCCCCTTCATCATCAAAGTCTTTGACGTGGTCTTCGAGACGGAGGACTGCTACGTCTTTGCTCAGGAGTATGCCCCCGGCGGGGACCTCTTCGACATCATCCCGCCTCAG GTGGGGCTCCCCGAGGACATGGTGAAACGGTGCGTGCAGCAGCTGGGCCTGGCCCTGGACTACATGCACAGCAAGAACCTGGTGCACCGCGACATCAAGCCGGAGAACGTGCTGCTCTTCGACCGCGACTGCCGCCGCGTCAAACTGGCCGACTTCGGCATGACCCGCAAGGTGGGCTGCCGGGTCAAGCGCATCAGCGGCACCATCCCCTACACGGCGCCCGAGGTGTGCCAGGCCGGCCGGGCCGAGGGCTTCACCGTGGACACCAGCATCGACGTGTGGGCTTTCGGGGTGCTCATCTTCTGCGTCCTCACCGGCAACTTCCCCTGGGAGGCGGCCTCGGCCTCAGACACCTTCTTCGAGGAGTTTGTGCGGTGGCAGAAGGGGCGCTTGGCGGGGCTGCCCTCGCAGTGGCGCCGCTTCACGGACAACGCCCTGCGCATGTTCCAGCGCCTGTTGGCCCTCGACCCCGAGAAGCGCTGCCCCATCAAAGAGGTCTTCTACTTCATCAAGTACGACCTGATGTCCGAGGTGCGCCGCCGGCCCTCCTACCGCTCCCGCAAGCACGCCGGAGACAAGCTGGCGGCCGGCCCCCACCGCCACGAGACGCCCAGCTCCTGCACCCCCACGCCGCTCAAGAGGACCATCCTGACCGAGGGGAGCGGCCCCCGGCTCTCCGGCTCCGAGCCGGGCGCCTCCTCCCCAGGGACGGCGAGCAGGACAGACGGACGTCAGGACAAAGGCAAAGGGCAGATGGTCCTGGCCACAGCAATAGAGATCTGTGTCTGA
- the SBK1 gene encoding serine/threonine-protein kinase SBK1 isoform X1: MDSFCFVCFQKEELQPLHLSGTTMSAGSIEQEPSRKLACCGVPLITEDMQSLAIRTLSGTDINKHYDLIRELGKGTYGKVDLVSHKSTGTKMALKFVNKSKTKLKNFLREFSITNTLSSSPFIIKVFDVVFETEDCYVFAQEYAPGGDLFDIIPPQVGLPEDMVKRCVQQLGLALDYMHSKNLVHRDIKPENVLLFDRDCRRVKLADFGMTRKVGCRVKRISGTIPYTAPEVCQAGRAEGFTVDTSIDVWAFGVLIFCVLTGNFPWEAASASDTFFEEFVRWQKGRLAGLPSQWRRFTDNALRMFQRLLALDPEKRCPIKEVFYFIKYDLMSEVRRRPSYRSRKHAGDKLAAGPHRHETPSSCTPTPLKRTILTEGSGPRLSGSEPGASSPGTASRTDGRQDKGKGQMVLATAIEICV; this comes from the exons CACAACCATGAGTGCGGGTTCGATTGAGCAGGAGCCGTCGCGCAAGCTGGCCTGCTGCGGGGTGCCCCTCATCACCGAGGACATGCAGTCGCTGGCCATCCGCACCCTCTCGGGCACCGACATCAACAAGCACTACGACCTCATCCGCGAGCTCGGCAAGGGCACCTACGGCAAGGTGGACCTGGTGTCCCACAAAAGCACAG GCACTAAGATGGCCCTGAAGTTTGTGAACAAGAGCAAGACGAAGCTGAAGAACTTCCTGCGCGAGTTCAGCATCACCAACACGCTTTCCTCCAGCCCCTTCATCATCAAAGTCTTTGACGTGGTCTTCGAGACGGAGGACTGCTACGTCTTTGCTCAGGAGTATGCCCCCGGCGGGGACCTCTTCGACATCATCCCGCCTCAG GTGGGGCTCCCCGAGGACATGGTGAAACGGTGCGTGCAGCAGCTGGGCCTGGCCCTGGACTACATGCACAGCAAGAACCTGGTGCACCGCGACATCAAGCCGGAGAACGTGCTGCTCTTCGACCGCGACTGCCGCCGCGTCAAACTGGCCGACTTCGGCATGACCCGCAAGGTGGGCTGCCGGGTCAAGCGCATCAGCGGCACCATCCCCTACACGGCGCCCGAGGTGTGCCAGGCCGGCCGGGCCGAGGGCTTCACCGTGGACACCAGCATCGACGTGTGGGCTTTCGGGGTGCTCATCTTCTGCGTCCTCACCGGCAACTTCCCCTGGGAGGCGGCCTCGGCCTCAGACACCTTCTTCGAGGAGTTTGTGCGGTGGCAGAAGGGGCGCTTGGCGGGGCTGCCCTCGCAGTGGCGCCGCTTCACGGACAACGCCCTGCGCATGTTCCAGCGCCTGTTGGCCCTCGACCCCGAGAAGCGCTGCCCCATCAAAGAGGTCTTCTACTTCATCAAGTACGACCTGATGTCCGAGGTGCGCCGCCGGCCCTCCTACCGCTCCCGCAAGCACGCCGGAGACAAGCTGGCGGCCGGCCCCCACCGCCACGAGACGCCCAGCTCCTGCACCCCCACGCCGCTCAAGAGGACCATCCTGACCGAGGGGAGCGGCCCCCGGCTCTCCGGCTCCGAGCCGGGCGCCTCCTCCCCAGGGACGGCGAGCAGGACAGACGGACGTCAGGACAAAGGCAAAGGGCAGATGGTCCTGGCCACAGCAATAGAGATCTGTGTCTGA